The following is a genomic window from Sinorhizobium fredii NGR234.
TCCCTCAGAACGGCAAGGATGCCTGCCGGATCGCCGGCATGGAAACCGCAGGCGATGTTGGCGCTGGTGACGATGCCAAGCATTGAGACATCGTCACCCATCGGCCAAGGGCCGAAGCTTTCTCCGAGGTCGCTATTGAGGTCGATGCTTACCATGTCACAGCCTGTTCGAGTATTAATGCGATGTATTGACGTCAGAGCTCACAAACTGCGCCTAAGGGTTCGGGGACGTTTGACAGGGCAGACCCTTGTTGCGGGAGTGCAGGTAACAGTCTCTGCGCATCACAGTTTCGGCGCAGACTTCGCTGTCTCAACCGCGCTGTCTACGTCGCCATCACTGCGCTGCAAGCTCCATGATCTTGACCTGATCGGCTTCGACGCGATCCAGAATGCCGGACAAGCGGCCCTGACGTATAGTCATGACGCGGTCGCTCATCCCAAGGATTTCCGGCATCTCCGAAGAGATCATGATCACCGCTAGACCTTCGCCGGCAAGATTTGAGATCATGCGATGGATCTCCGCCTTGGCCCCGACATCGATGCCGCGGGTAGGCTCGTCGAGAATGAGGATACGCGGCTTCGTCAGCAGCCAGCGGGCGATGAGCACTTTCTGCTGGTTGCCGCCGGAGAGGTTCAGGATCAACTCCTCCATGTTTGGGGTTTTGACCCTCAGCGCGCTTGTCATGGCATCACAGTCGCGGGACAGCCGTTTTTGGTCGACGAAGCCGCGCCGGACATAGCCGCTACGCAGCGCCGCCATCTGCATGTTCTCTTGGATGTTGAGAAGCAGAAAACAGCCGGACTCCTTGCGTTCCTCGGTGAGGAACGCCATGCCATGTTGCATGGCGACAGCAGGCGAATCCACAACCACCTTCTCACCAGCAATTTCGATGCTGCCCGAGGTAGCCGGAATGACGCCAAAGATCGTCTCGGCAATATTGGAGCGACCCGAACCAACCAAGCCGGCGATGCCCAGGATCTCGCCGGCCCGCAAGTCGAAGGAGATGTCGTCGAACACCCCGGCGAGCCCGAGATTGCGGACTTTCAGCACGACATCACCGATCGGGGCAGGTGTCTTCGGGAACATCTGCGAGAGCTCGCGCCCCACCATCATCCGGATCACCTCGTCGCGAGTGACCTCGTTGGCGGCTTTAGTCGCGATGTGCTTGCCGTCACGAAAGATCGAGACCTCATCGGCGATTTCGAAAAGCTCGTTCATCTTGTGCGTTATATAGATGATCCCCTTACCCGCTTCCCTAAGTGTTCGGATGATCCGGAAAAGGTGCTCCACCTCACGCTCGGTCAGAGTCGAGGTCGGCTCGTCCATGATCAGGACGTCTGATTCATATGAAACCGCTTTTGCGATCTCGACCATTTGTCGGCTGGCGACGGAGAGCTTTCCGACTTGCTCGTCCGGGTCGATATCGATCCCGAGCCGGTCGAAGAGCTCCAGCGTGCGGCGGCGCAACTCGTCGTGGTCGATAAAGCCAAACCGGTTCTTCGGCTCGCGGCGAATCCATACATTCTCCGAGACCGTCATCGGCGCCATCAGGTTGAGCTCCTGGTGGATCATCGCAATGCCGTTGTCGAGCGCGTCGAGCGGGCTGTTCAGCCTGATCGACTGGCCGCGCCACTTAAACTCCCCGGCATCCGGCGTGTAGATGCCGGCAATGATCTTCATCAATGTCGACTTGCCCGCGCCATTCTCGCCCATGAGCGCATGCACACTGCCGCGGCGGACGCGGAAAGAAACATTGTCGAGCGCAACGACGCCGGCGAATTCCTTGCGGACGTTGTCGACCTCCAAGAGATACTCGGAATTCGGCAGCGCACCGGTTTCGCGAACGACCTTGATGGTAGATGGTGACAGCATGCTGTTAGCCTTTCACGCTCCGCTCTTCGGCGTTGGACTTGATGGAAGTGACGCGCCGCAACTTCGGTACCCGCCGAAGACCGATCGGCAGGCTAATGATGTTTTCATTTGGATTCATTTTCTTCTTTCCCCCTCTGCATTTGGTCTCGGCCAGCGTCCTGTTTGATCCGGACCACCCCTTGGGCCATGTTGTTGTTCTAAGCAGACTGCCGGATCGTCAGTGAAAATGGCAGGATGACGGTCCGGCTGTGCTCCTTCGTGGCGGGTGGCTCGTTGATCAGCTCCGCAATGGCAGGGCCGAAGTCGAATGCCGGAACCTTGACGGTCGTCAGCCAGG
Proteins encoded in this region:
- a CDS encoding sugar ABC transporter ATP-binding protein — its product is MLSPSTIKVVRETGALPNSEYLLEVDNVRKEFAGVVALDNVSFRVRRGSVHALMGENGAGKSTLMKIIAGIYTPDAGEFKWRGQSIRLNSPLDALDNGIAMIHQELNLMAPMTVSENVWIRREPKNRFGFIDHDELRRRTLELFDRLGIDIDPDEQVGKLSVASRQMVEIAKAVSYESDVLIMDEPTSTLTEREVEHLFRIIRTLREAGKGIIYITHKMNELFEIADEVSIFRDGKHIATKAANEVTRDEVIRMMVGRELSQMFPKTPAPIGDVVLKVRNLGLAGVFDDISFDLRAGEILGIAGLVGSGRSNIAETIFGVIPATSGSIEIAGEKVVVDSPAVAMQHGMAFLTEERKESGCFLLLNIQENMQMAALRSGYVRRGFVDQKRLSRDCDAMTSALRVKTPNMEELILNLSGGNQQKVLIARWLLTKPRILILDEPTRGIDVGAKAEIHRMISNLAGEGLAVIMISSEMPEILGMSDRVMTIRQGRLSGILDRVEADQVKIMELAAQ